The region CGGTTTTTATGATCTTTGGTTTTGTAAGTTAAAATTAAAGGAAAAATGATACTTCCAAACGGAATAATAAGTCCCATTAAAGCTGAAAGATTGATGATTTTGGCTCTTTCTACTTCGCTTTTTTCATTTTTCTTTTTGATGAGGTTTTCCGGTTCTGTTTCCAGAGACTGAGCAAGAGTTTTGAGTGTAAATCCTTTTAGAATACTTCCGGCTTCGATTCTCTGGATTGTTCTTAACGAAAGTCCCGATTTTTCGGCCAGTTCATTTTGAGTCATGTTTTGGTTTTCTCTCAAAATTTTTACGTTGTTCTTCATGTTTTAGGATTGGCAGTTTGATGACGAAAATAAAAAAAAAGTTTAAAATTTTTTCACGCAGATTTTACAGATTTGGGCAGATTCAGCAGATTTTGATTTCAATAATCTCTTGGATTTAATTGTTTTAACATAACTTAAGAGATAGATTTTATAGCCGTTAAAGGCATTTCATTCGCATCAATACACATAGCAAACTATGTGTTAGAAACTAGTTTCTTTTTGTCTCCTTTTTAGGGAAGCAAATAACTATGCTTCTATGTGTTTAATATTTTTTTAAAATTACTTAATGGGTTTATAATAATCTGCTTTTATCTGCTCAAATCTTTTTTAAATCTGCGTGAAACTCTTTTAAAGATTTTTAAGAGAATGTTTAGAAGAATACAATCTTTATAAATAGCATTTCAAAAGTTAAAGTTTAATAAAAATTAAGCCTTTTTCTTTAACAAAATGATTAACTTGTTATAGAATAAATGATTCACCTATATTAAATATCCTAAAAAATACCACTATGCGCGTATCAGTAGTTCGAAAAAACATAAAATTTACACCAGATTCCAGAAGAGTAGTTGCCCGATATTTTATGAATGGGCACGAAAGAACCCAGCAAATGGTGCTTCGGATCATGATGCTCGACGAAAAACAAGTATCACAGACTTTAGAACAAACGCTTCGTGAGTTCGCCAGACGTCATAGAAATATTTCGACAGTTTTCTTTAAACATTGCGAAAGAATAAGGCCTATAATCGAGGAAATGAAAATTGATTATGAAGGCATGTCTCTTGATCGTAAAATGCTAATTGGTTCTTATTGTACAATGGAATATGCAATCGAATCGGCTGCGATTTTTAATCCCTCAATTGTAGAAGATTTTGATCAGACGGGCTTGGAGGCAGGCGAAAAACGTGTCGTGATTTCGTTCAGAGCTACGGGAGAAGGGCATATTTCATCGATTGTTTTTAGAAGAGGAATTCTCGATAGAAATAATGACCTGCATATTATGAAAATTGGAAATCATATTGATAAGGCCGAAATCGAACATAAGACCTTATTCAATAAAGAAAGATTTCTAACAAAATTGGCAGAAATGCATACTACAGATAAGTATATCGAACAAATTATGCACGATCTTCCGGATGAATTTGAGTTTGCCGTACTTAAAAATTTGCTGACAGAAGCGCTGAGCGATCCAGCCATCAGAGAGGAAAGAAAAACAGCTTTACAGGAAATATTATGGCTCGCCAATTCATTTTACGATTTACAGTTCAAACATGATTCGGATATCACGGAACGTGTTATTTTCCCAATTTCCGATTCTGAAAGCCGTGGAATTGAAGACGCCCGTTTTGTTCGTTTTGTTGATGACGATGATTCGGTTCGCATTATGGCAACTTATACAGCTTATAATGGACATACGATTTTACCAAAATTAATTTCTACCGAAGATTTCTATAGCTTTAGAGTAATGCCGCTTCATGGAGAAGGAGCACAGAATAAAAATCTGGCTTTGTTTCCACGAAAAATTAAAGGCAAATATGCTATGCTGGCGAGAATCGATGGTGTAAACAATTACATTATGTATTCTGACAGAGCAACACAATGGAATACACCGATTTTGCTGCAGGAACCTCGTTTTACGTGGGAATTAACGCAGATAGGAAATTGTGGTTCACCGCTTTGGACAGAAGAAGGCTGGCTGGTAATTACACATGGAGTTGGAACAATGCGACGTTATTGTATTGGAGCTTCTTTATTTGATTTGGAAGATCCGTCTAAAGAAATAGGAAGACTTACAGAACCATTACTCGCTCCGTTGGAAGACGAACGCGAAGGTTATGTGCCCAATGTAGTGTATTCCTGCGGTGCTATAATTCACAATAACAGTTTGATTTTGCCTTATGCCGTTTCAGATTATTGTTCAACTTACGGGGTTGTTGATTTGGCGGAATTGCTGGATGCACTTCGAAAAAGTAAATAAAATATTGATTATACACTAAACATTAATAATTCAGTATAAAGCATATTGGTAACGCGGATAAAACGGATTTACTTCGTAAAGACACGGATTAAAACAGATTTATGGCTATTAAATTTAGATAGATTAATAAAAAAATCCGTTTTAATCCGCGTCTTCGCGTTAGCGAATCGGTATCATCCGTGTCTGATTCCATAGATTTTTACTAAGTTCATTCAAAAAAAAATGTTTAAAGAGAAATAATTATTTTCTGCTTTTCAAATCAGGAATCTTTTCAGTCAGATTCTTCCAGTATCTTTTTGGCATGTGTTGGATGTGGAGTTTTGTGTTTTTGCGTGATTCAATGTTGACACTTTTAAAATAATTACGCCATAAACTCTGAAAGAACTCTTCGTTATCATCACATATTTCCGCAAGGAATTTAGAGGAAGAAGAGTTGGCGTCAAACTGCATTTCTACTGTTGATACATTTTCGAGATCATAGTAAATTCCGTATTTGCGTTTAGCATCGTAAATTAACCAGCGTTGGTCGGCGTAACGATTTTTAAAATGATTTTCTATCAGAGGCAATACATTGCAATCTGGCTCTACAATGGCATAATACAAATTGTCTTTAGTCAGCTTGAAACGAACAAAAGCTTTCATTCTGTGGCTTTCTTTACCCGTTAATTGCATTGCTTTTTGCACATTTAAAACACTACTATTGCTGAAATCCTGTTCGATATTAATTCGACTTGCCAAAACATATTGTACATATCGAAACAGGGTTTCTTCAATCTGATTCATTTCAGATAAAAAAGCATAATACAAATTCGAAAATCCGCTGTTGGAAAGGCGTTTTTGAAGACCATTCAAAACACGATCGGCTTTTGCATGATCTGTATCTACAAAATGTTTATTGCAAAAAAGCAAAGCAGTCGAAGTTTCGTCTTTAGCGAAAGCGACATCTTTGAATTTGTATTCATAGATTTCAAAAACAGCCGTAAGCCAGCCTTCATAACTTCCATCGTAAATTATTTGTGTCATTTTGATTAAAATAAAGCCAGCTGATTGGAGAAATTATTTTGGTATTTGCTCTTTTGAAAATTCAAAATATGCTCTTTGATCTGAGCCGAAGTCAGATCTTTTCGAAGTTGAAAAGGAGAAGCAAAAGCCAGAAAATATTTGGAACGGCTGTATGCAATTCCTAATTTTTGTAAATCGGTTGCCTGTAATTTTTTAAACTTTCTGGCAGCAACAATTTTCTTGGCGCTCAAAACTCCAATTCCTGGAATTCTCAGAATCAGTTCTAAATCCGCAGTATTAATATCAACTGGAAACTGATTTAGATTTCGCAATGCCCATCCTAATTTTGGGTCAATATCCAAATCAAGATTCGGTTGGTCAAAACCAACAATTTCATTGACCTTAAATCCGTAAAAACGCATTAACCAATCGGCCTGATACAAACGATTTTCCCGAATCATGGGAACCGGAGTTCCAATGGCAGGCAGTCTGTTGTCATAACTTATTGGAACATAACCCGAATAATAAACCCGTTTCATCTGCATGGTATCGTAGAAATAATTGGCCATTCCCAGAATTTCAAGATCATTTTCCTGAGTAGCGCCAATGACCATTTGTGTGCTTTGTCCGGCAGGAGCAAATAAAGGTGCTTTGTAGTTGGATTTTTTTTCTTCTTTATAACCCGCAATTTCATTTTTAAGATATTCCATCGGTTGAATCACGTCTTTGTGATTTTTGTCAGGAGCAAGCAGTTTTAGGCTTTTTTCTGTCGGCATTTCTACATTTACACTTAAACGATCGGCATATAATCCGGCTTCTTTTAAAAGTTCTTCACTTGCGCCCGGAATGGCTTTTAAATGAATATAACCGTTGAAATTTTCTTCGAGTCGTAATTTTTTTACAATTCGTACTAGACGTTCCATAGTAAAATCAGGATTATCAAAAATCCCCGAACTCAAAAATAAGCCTTCAATGTAATTTCTTCTGTAAAAACCAATGGTAAGATCTACGACTTCCTGAACTGTAAAAGCAGCGCGTTTAATGTCGTTACTTTTTCGGCTAACACAATACGCGCAGTCAAAAATGCAATGATTGGTTAGTAGAATTTTTAGCAGTGAAACACAGCGTCCGTCTTCCGTATAAGCATGACAAATTCCGTGTCCGGTGTCACCCAAACCTTTGTCTTTGTTCTTTCGGGTGCTTTGACTGGAAGAACAGGAAACATCATATTTGGCTGCATCCGCTAAGATCGCCAGTTTCTCCATTACTCTTTTGTGTACCATTTTGATCTTATTTTTTTGTTTTGGAAATGAAAATTCATTCCTTCAAAACTACTCAATTGATCAAAAAATGACTGGAAACCAGCTGTTCCAAATTGTACCAAATTTGAATCTGCTAGAAATTGGAGCTTAAAAATTTTAACGTTTCCAGATATGAAAACAGGTATAAATACCTGTTTTCGGGTTTTTCAAACTTTTTATATTGCGCCTCAGTAAGAAAAAAATCGGTTATCCCCCTTAACAATTGATTTTTGTCTGTAAAAAGGCTTACTAGTATTAGCGAATACTTTATAAACCGAATAGCTAAAACGATGAAATTTGTAAAAGGACAAGATGTCTCCTACACGGCATTGAGTGGGAGGTCTTATGAGGCAAAAGTGATAGAAAGAAAAATGGATTTCAAAAAAGGGCTGATAATAAAATCTACTTCCAAACAGATAGATTTTCATTATCTGATTGAAATTCAAAAAAATGGTACAACAGAAAATATTCTATGTGCCGAGAATAATCTTGAATTATTAGAGAAGAAAAAACGACGGGTAAAGAAAGCAGCCTAAAAGTACTGTTGTTTTTACATAAGTCTAAGATTCAAAACGAATTACACCAATTAGCACGAATTCAGACTAGTGAAATTAATTTCAATAAGTACTTATTTATATAAATTTGTGAAAATTAGTGGAATTAGTTTTAAGATCGATTTGCTTTTTGTGCACATTGCAACCTAAAAATGACAATTTATAAAGGCTTTGGATTTTTATAAAATGTTGTGGTTTTTAGCATGCAACTGTTTCGTTTTGAATTACTTTTTCCTTTTTGGCTTTCGAAATATTTAAGTAAATAATCGCGCCAAGCATTATGGCAATTCCTAAAAGCTGTAGTAAAGTTACTTTTTCACCCAGAATAATATGAGCACAGAAAACCGCGGCAGGTAATTCTAAAGTCAGCAGAACAGAACTTAATCCAGCACCAATTTTAGGCATTCCGAAACTAAAACAAATAGGAGGAATTACAGTTCCGAAAACGGCTAAAAAAGTTCCCCATTGCAATAATCCAAAATCCAAATGGGTACTTGAAGTGATAGCTTCGCAGTTGATTAAAAATATAATCATAGCAGACCCGCTGGTCATTAAAGCGCTTTTTTCGAACATTGGGATTTTCTTTCCGATTTTGCTCGTAAAAACAATATAAAGTGTATAAAGTATTGCCGATAACAAGCTTAAAAGAATTCCTGTAAAAGAAATAGTAGCATTATTTAAGTCTAAAAGATCACCTGCCAGAATTGTTCCTAAAATGACCAATAAAGAAGAGCCAACTTCAACGGTACTTGGTTTTTTCTTAAAAACGATCCATTCAACCAAAATACTTAGCCAGGTTATCTGCATTAATAAGACAATTGCCAGAGAAGCCGGAATATAAGAAACAGACAAATAATAACTGTAAGCAGAAGAACCCATTGTAGTTCCTGCTAAAAGCAATTTCCAGTCTAAAGCCAGTTTCTGACCATTTTTTAGCTTTTTGAAAATCGCAATCGACCATAAAATTAATGTTCCAATAAGTGCCTGGGTTAAGGTAATTTCAGCCGGACTGTAACCTTCTCCGTAAGCGATTTTAGCAAAAGAAGACAACATTCCGAAACTCAAAGCGCCCAAAGCGACAATAATAATATATTTGTTCATTCTGTATTCTAAAAATATGTTTTGTACCGTCAAAAGTATTTATTGTGGAATTATGAACGAAATTTTTAAATTAAATATGTATTTAATTCTTTAAACTGATTTTTTTTATGTTTTTTGTCCTAAAATGAATTATTTTTTATACTTTAACTGGAAAAAATCCGATGCAGGAATTAAGCAAACAAGAAATAGAGCTACTTCGAATCCTTCAGCAAAATGCCAGATTCGATATTACAGATTTAACCGAAAGACTGAATATGTCGCGAACTTCTGTTTACGACCGAATAAAAAAACTCGAAAATGAAGGTTACATCAAAGATTATGTCGCGATAATCGACCCGAAAAAAGTAGGATTGAATTTCACTGTAATTATAAATCTTTCTTTAACAAGTCAGCGTTTAGAATTGGTCGAAGAATTTTCAAGACAAGTTTCAG is a window of Flavobacterium crocinum DNA encoding:
- a CDS encoding helix-turn-helix domain-containing protein; this translates as MKNNVKILRENQNMTQNELAEKSGLSLRTIQRIEAGSILKGFTLKTLAQSLETEPENLIKKKNEKSEVERAKIINLSALMGLIIPFGSIIFPLILTYKTKDHKNRELGKQIITIQIFLSLILSFLLILSPFIQRAFLIKFPLFLIPLITILGLKLVIVVLNGISLNQDQTLAIKLKHNFL
- a CDS encoding glycoside hydrolase family 130 protein, which gives rise to MRVSVVRKNIKFTPDSRRVVARYFMNGHERTQQMVLRIMMLDEKQVSQTLEQTLREFARRHRNISTVFFKHCERIRPIIEEMKIDYEGMSLDRKMLIGSYCTMEYAIESAAIFNPSIVEDFDQTGLEAGEKRVVISFRATGEGHISSIVFRRGILDRNNDLHIMKIGNHIDKAEIEHKTLFNKERFLTKLAEMHTTDKYIEQIMHDLPDEFEFAVLKNLLTEALSDPAIREERKTALQEILWLANSFYDLQFKHDSDITERVIFPISDSESRGIEDARFVRFVDDDDSVRIMATYTAYNGHTILPKLISTEDFYSFRVMPLHGEGAQNKNLALFPRKIKGKYAMLARIDGVNNYIMYSDRATQWNTPILLQEPRFTWELTQIGNCGSPLWTEEGWLVITHGVGTMRRYCIGASLFDLEDPSKEIGRLTEPLLAPLEDEREGYVPNVVYSCGAIIHNNSLILPYAVSDYCSTYGVVDLAELLDALRKSK
- a CDS encoding TIGR03915 family putative DNA repair protein codes for the protein MTQIIYDGSYEGWLTAVFEIYEYKFKDVAFAKDETSTALLFCNKHFVDTDHAKADRVLNGLQKRLSNSGFSNLYYAFLSEMNQIEETLFRYVQYVLASRINIEQDFSNSSVLNVQKAMQLTGKESHRMKAFVRFKLTKDNLYYAIVEPDCNVLPLIENHFKNRYADQRWLIYDAKRKYGIYYDLENVSTVEMQFDANSSSSKFLAEICDDNEEFFQSLWRNYFKSVNIESRKNTKLHIQHMPKRYWKNLTEKIPDLKSRK
- a CDS encoding putative DNA modification/repair radical SAM protein is translated as MVHKRVMEKLAILADAAKYDVSCSSSQSTRKNKDKGLGDTGHGICHAYTEDGRCVSLLKILLTNHCIFDCAYCVSRKSNDIKRAAFTVQEVVDLTIGFYRRNYIEGLFLSSGIFDNPDFTMERLVRIVKKLRLEENFNGYIHLKAIPGASEELLKEAGLYADRLSVNVEMPTEKSLKLLAPDKNHKDVIQPMEYLKNEIAGYKEEKKSNYKAPLFAPAGQSTQMVIGATQENDLEILGMANYFYDTMQMKRVYYSGYVPISYDNRLPAIGTPVPMIRENRLYQADWLMRFYGFKVNEIVGFDQPNLDLDIDPKLGWALRNLNQFPVDINTADLELILRIPGIGVLSAKKIVAARKFKKLQATDLQKLGIAYSRSKYFLAFASPFQLRKDLTSAQIKEHILNFQKSKYQNNFSNQLALF
- a CDS encoding EamA family transporter, coding for MNKYIIIVALGALSFGMLSSFAKIAYGEGYSPAEITLTQALIGTLILWSIAIFKKLKNGQKLALDWKLLLAGTTMGSSAYSYYLSVSYIPASLAIVLLMQITWLSILVEWIVFKKKPSTVEVGSSLLVILGTILAGDLLDLNNATISFTGILLSLLSAILYTLYIVFTSKIGKKIPMFEKSALMTSGSAMIIFLINCEAITSSTHLDFGLLQWGTFLAVFGTVIPPICFSFGMPKIGAGLSSVLLTLELPAAVFCAHIILGEKVTLLQLLGIAIMLGAIIYLNISKAKKEKVIQNETVAC
- a CDS encoding Lrp/AsnC family transcriptional regulator encodes the protein MQELSKQEIELLRILQQNARFDITDLTERLNMSRTSVYDRIKKLENEGYIKDYVAIIDPKKVGLNFTVIINLSLTSQRLELVEEFSRQVSELDEVVEGYITGGIFDYVLKVVVKDPEAFNDFIRKLSNIPNISKVQSSFVMSYIKQSTKLHF